In the Hyphomonadaceae bacterium BL14 genome, one interval contains:
- a CDS encoding VOC family protein: protein MTEARLEHVNITVPDPERTAALLIALFGWRQRWRGLQSDGRVAIHVGGADSYLSLYAPEPGQPPRPAQYGRPLNHIGIIVEDLDAAEQRVTEAGLETFGHGTYEPGRRFYFFDPDGVEFEVVSYAGA from the coding sequence ATGACCGAAGCCAGACTGGAACACGTGAACATCACCGTGCCCGATCCCGAGCGCACCGCCGCGCTGCTGATCGCGCTGTTCGGCTGGAGGCAGCGCTGGCGCGGCTTACAGAGCGACGGGCGCGTCGCCATCCATGTCGGCGGAGCGGATAGCTATCTGTCGCTCTATGCGCCGGAACCGGGTCAACCGCCCCGCCCCGCACAGTATGGACGGCCTTTGAACCATATCGGCATCATCGTCGAAGATCTCGACGCGGCCGAGCAACGCGTAACCGAGGCCGGTCTCGAGACCTTCGGTCACGGGACTTATGAGCCCGGGCGGCGCTTTTACTTCTTCGACCCGGACGGCGTGGAGTTCG
- a CDS encoding helix-turn-helix domain-containing protein: MGALITEALSPFEFAVAFEVFGLDRPESPEIAYTFVTLGERAGLTARHGPLAAAAQHDLDGVTDLNTLIIPGWPVHATPSEHMVDALRRASEAGVRIASFCSGAFLLAASGLLDGRMATTHWKHAALFQSRFPRVHLDPARLWVAEQNIYTAAGSAAAIDLSLHLVREDYGAQAANIVARRLVAAPVRAGGQAQFIERAAPQRTADETLNGLISGLTARLDSPLTIEALAGEAGMSRRTFIRRFEAATGTAPGRWIMEQRIRRAQALLETSGLPVDHIAFQCGFSSTGGFRERFQTIVGASPGAYRKRFFVSR; the protein is encoded by the coding sequence GTGGGCGCCCTGATCACCGAGGCGCTGTCGCCCTTCGAGTTCGCGGTTGCCTTTGAGGTGTTTGGGCTGGATCGCCCCGAGAGCCCCGAGATCGCCTACACGTTCGTAACGCTTGGCGAGCGCGCCGGGCTGACAGCGCGCCATGGGCCGCTGGCGGCGGCGGCGCAGCATGATCTTGACGGGGTGACTGACCTCAACACGTTGATCATTCCCGGCTGGCCGGTTCACGCCACGCCGTCCGAACACATGGTGGATGCGCTGCGGCGCGCGAGCGAGGCAGGCGTGCGGATCGCCTCGTTCTGCTCGGGCGCCTTCCTTCTGGCCGCCAGCGGATTGCTGGACGGGCGGATGGCCACGACCCACTGGAAACATGCCGCCCTGTTCCAGTCCCGCTTCCCGCGCGTCCATCTGGATCCGGCGCGCCTGTGGGTGGCTGAGCAGAATATCTACACGGCCGCGGGCAGCGCCGCCGCGATCGATCTGTCGCTGCATCTGGTGCGCGAAGATTACGGCGCGCAAGCAGCCAATATCGTGGCGCGGCGCCTGGTGGCCGCGCCGGTGCGGGCGGGCGGGCAGGCGCAGTTCATCGAGAGGGCGGCCCCGCAGCGCACAGCGGACGAGACACTGAACGGGTTGATCAGCGGGCTCACGGCGCGCCTGGACAGCCCGCTGACGATAGAGGCGCTCGCCGGGGAGGCCGGCATGAGCCGGCGGACCTTTATCCGCAGGTTCGAAGCGGCGACCGGGACCGCCCCGGGCCGCTGGATCATGGAGCAGAGAATACGTCGCGCCCAGGCGCTGCTCGAGACATCCGGCCTGCCGGTGGACCACATCGCCTTCCAGTGCGGGTTCTCCTCCACGGGCGGTTTTCGCGAACGCTTCCAGACAATTGTCGGCGCGAGCCCGGGCGCCTATCGCAAACGATTTTTCGTCTCGCGCTAA
- the soxR gene encoding redox-sensitive transcriptional activator SoxR, translated as MSSTDLLSIGEVSERTGISIPTIRYYEQCRFVLASRTPGGSRRFARSDIRRLSFVMLLQSFGLSLEDIRAAMADLPLERAPRAADWRRVSTGIRDRLDQRIAELERTRDMLDQCIGCGCLSLNECALHNRDDRARNRGSGAQYVLRGRF; from the coding sequence ATGAGCTCGACCGATTTGCTGTCCATCGGGGAGGTGTCTGAAAGAACCGGGATTTCGATCCCGACGATCCGCTATTACGAGCAGTGCCGCTTCGTGTTGGCTAGCAGAACGCCGGGCGGCAGCCGGCGGTTTGCGCGATCTGACATTCGCCGGCTGAGCTTCGTCATGCTGCTTCAGTCTTTTGGGCTGTCGCTGGAGGATATCCGCGCCGCCATGGCGGACCTGCCCCTTGAGCGCGCCCCGCGCGCGGCCGACTGGCGCCGGGTGTCGACCGGCATTCGCGACCGCCTCGATCAGCGCATCGCGGAGCTGGAGCGCACGCGCGACATGCTCGACCAGTGCATCGGATGCGGATGCCTGTCGCTGAACGAATGCGCGCTGCACAATCGCGACGACCGCGCCCGGAACCGCGGGTCGGGCGCCCAATATGTGCTCAGGGGACGATTTTGA
- a CDS encoding rhodanese-like domain-containing protein — MSTIVTEFPPADSASAHAWFSARLAHETDCWDVHHALSTGAPDFVLLDVRTPALYAQGHVPGAVNMPHAKIIESKMKAWPAETVFVVYCAGPHCNGADKGAKRLAALGRPVKLMIGGVTGWLDEGFSLAQGVEPGDVRHVEA; from the coding sequence ATGAGCACGATCGTCACCGAGTTTCCGCCCGCCGACAGCGCCTCTGCGCACGCCTGGTTCAGCGCGCGCCTGGCCCACGAGACAGATTGCTGGGATGTGCATCATGCCCTGTCGACCGGCGCGCCGGACTTTGTCCTTCTCGACGTGCGCACGCCGGCCCTCTACGCGCAGGGACATGTGCCGGGCGCGGTGAACATGCCCCATGCCAAGATAATCGAGAGCAAGATGAAGGCCTGGCCGGCGGAGACGGTGTTCGTGGTGTATTGCGCCGGACCGCACTGCAACGGCGCGGACAAGGGCGCGAAACGGCTTGCAGCGCTCGGCCGGCCGGTCAAGTTGATGATCGGTGGCGTGACCGGCTGGCTCGATGAGGGCTTCAGCCTGGCGCAAGGCGTCGAGCCCGGCGATGTCCGGCACGTCGAGGCATGA